The following proteins are encoded in a genomic region of Thermoflexus hugenholtzii JAD2:
- a CDS encoding HEPN domain-containing protein: MRRDPKAEGLRWLEQGEADRKGGQLLLEGGSYHLACFIAQQVAEKALKAFLYAQGEEIVTGHSVEALCRWAAEYDPEFETLRPEVAPLDGHYLPACYPNSVPDSIPARIYNRAIAVEALQMADRVLELVRRKLREDL, translated from the coding sequence ATGCGGCGGGATCCGAAGGCGGAGGGCCTCCGCTGGCTTGAGCAGGGGGAGGCTGATCGAAAAGGAGGACAGCTCCTGCTGGAAGGCGGGAGCTATCACCTGGCCTGCTTTATCGCCCAGCAGGTCGCGGAGAAAGCCCTCAAGGCCTTCCTCTATGCCCAGGGCGAGGAGATCGTCACGGGTCATTCTGTGGAAGCGCTGTGTCGTTGGGCCGCCGAGTATGATCCGGAGTTCGAAACTTTGCGCCCGGAGGTGGCCCCTCTGGATGGCCATTATCTTCCTGCTTGTTATCCCAACAGTGTGCCCGATAGCATCCCTGCCCGTATTTATAATCGCGCGATTGCAGTGGAAGCACTGCAAATGGCTGATCGGGTCCTCGAGCTGGTGCGTCGCAAACTTCGCGAAGACCTCTAA
- the smpB gene encoding SsrA-binding protein SmpB: MAKKTESIRVVATNPKAYHDYHIEETYEAGVVLTGSEIKSVRAGKISLREGYVLPRDGELWLMNVHIAPYEPAARDNPDPRRPRKLLLHRHEINRLIGKAQEKGYTIVPLKVYLNARGLAKVEIALAKGKKQYEKRRAIAEREARREIERALKGVE; the protein is encoded by the coding sequence ATGGCGAAGAAAACAGAATCCATCCGGGTGGTGGCGACTAACCCGAAGGCCTATCACGATTATCACATCGAGGAGACCTATGAGGCCGGCGTCGTCCTCACGGGCAGCGAGATCAAATCCGTGCGCGCGGGGAAGATCAGCCTGCGGGAGGGCTATGTGCTGCCGCGGGATGGGGAGCTGTGGTTGATGAACGTGCACATCGCCCCCTACGAGCCGGCCGCACGGGACAACCCGGACCCCCGGCGGCCGCGCAAGCTGTTGCTCCACCGGCACGAGATCAACCGGCTGATCGGCAAGGCCCAGGAGAAGGGCTACACCATCGTGCCGCTGAAGGTCTACCTCAATGCCCGGGGCCTGGCCAAGGTGGAGATCGCCCTGGCGAAAGGCAAAAAGCAATACGAGAAGCGCCGTGCCATCGCCGAGCGGGAGGCCCGTCGGGAGATCGAGCGCGCCCTGAAGGGAGTGGAGTGA
- the hepT gene encoding type VII toxin-antitoxin system HepT family RNase toxin: MGVRERYGRQPPLPSDVAHRLEGSAALFRRHPVRLAYLFGSLARGDPGAADVDLAVLPDEGLSWHLLYAELSETLGTDRLDLLDLRLAPPYLKAEILQSGRCLFARSEAEREAFERSARAVARDEALRIRIQAHRARWGMVPMPLRTDFLWSALLELERIAEAMEAYRALTARDLEGDLHRRWAAERGLIAGLNLIFQIADHILVARFHREAPTYEDLLKDLRQHEVISEELYGLLRGAGGLRNVLVHEYIRIDPERVAQALRDAPDRFRRFAREIRAWLSEQAETG, translated from the coding sequence ATGGGCGTGCGGGAGCGATACGGGCGCCAGCCTCCGCTTCCTTCGGATGTAGCGCACCGGCTGGAAGGCTCGGCCGCCCTCTTCCGTCGCCATCCGGTGCGGCTGGCCTATCTGTTCGGATCCCTGGCCCGCGGGGATCCGGGCGCGGCGGATGTGGATCTGGCCGTCCTGCCGGACGAAGGCCTTTCCTGGCATCTCCTGTATGCCGAGCTCTCAGAAACCCTGGGGACCGATCGCCTGGACCTCCTGGATCTCCGGCTCGCGCCGCCTTATCTGAAGGCGGAGATCCTTCAAAGCGGCCGTTGCCTGTTCGCTCGGTCGGAGGCGGAGCGCGAGGCTTTCGAACGAAGCGCCCGCGCCGTCGCTCGGGACGAGGCGCTCCGCATCCGGATCCAGGCCCATCGGGCCCGATGGGGGATGGTGCCTATGCCCCTGCGAACGGATTTCCTCTGGTCTGCGCTTCTGGAGCTCGAACGGATCGCCGAGGCCATGGAGGCCTATCGCGCGCTGACCGCCCGTGATCTGGAGGGAGATCTACACCGACGTTGGGCTGCCGAGCGAGGGCTGATCGCCGGGCTCAACCTCATATTCCAGATCGCCGATCACATCCTAGTCGCCCGGTTCCATCGGGAGGCACCTACCTATGAAGACCTGCTGAAGGACCTTCGACAGCATGAGGTGATCTCAGAGGAGCTGTATGGGCTGCTGCGAGGTGCCGGAGGCCTTCGAAACGTTCTGGTTCACGAATACATCCGGATCGATCCGGAGCGGGTCGCTCAGGCGTTGCGGGACGCCCCGGACCGCTTTCGGCGCTTCGCCCGGGAGATCCGCGCCTGGCTGTCGGAGCAGGCGGAGACCGGGTGA